One Thalassotalea sediminis DNA segment encodes these proteins:
- the rsxA gene encoding electron transport complex subunit RsxA codes for MTDYFLLLVGTVLVNNFVLVKFLGLCPFMGVSSKTETAIGMSYATTFVMTLASLISYLVQTYILAPLSLEYLTTMTFILVIAVVVQFTEMVVHKTSANLYRSLGIFLPLITTNCAVLGVALLNMYERHNFIESIVYGFSAALGFSLVLVMFSAMREKLANADIPKPFKGSAIAMITAGLMSLAFMGFSGLVKF; via the coding sequence ATGACTGACTACTTTTTATTACTAGTGGGCACGGTATTAGTCAATAACTTCGTGCTCGTTAAGTTTCTGGGACTCTGCCCTTTTATGGGTGTGTCTTCTAAAACTGAAACAGCAATCGGCATGTCATACGCAACAACGTTTGTTATGACACTAGCGTCGTTGATCAGTTATTTAGTACAGACTTATATACTTGCACCTCTTTCTCTTGAATATTTAACAACCATGACCTTTATTCTCGTCATTGCAGTTGTCGTACAGTTTACTGAAATGGTTGTACATAAAACCAGTGCAAATTTATATCGCTCTCTTGGCATATTTTTACCATTAATTACCACCAACTGTGCCGTATTAGGTGTTGCCTTGTTAAACATGTATGAACGTCATAACTTCATTGAATCTATTGTTTATGGTTTTAGTGCGGCACTTGGTTTTTCGTTGGTGCTTGTTATGTTTTCCGCGATGCGTGAAAAATTAGCGAATGCCGATATTCCTAAACCTTTTAAAGGTTCTGCAATTGCGATGATCACAGCTGGACTTATGTCACTCGCATTTATGGGCTTTAGTGGCTTGGTGAAATTTTAA
- the rsxG gene encoding electron transport complex subunit RsxG translates to MKKAIEQNAKLLAIFAIACTALVALVDFLTKDTIAQQQQQNLIKSLAVIIDPNDHTNNMSTACILLNDEAIGETPQKAYLGYIDEKPASIAMTITAPDGYNGNIELLIGMNINGKVTGMRTLKHQETPGLGDKIELRKSDWILSFNNKLLNGESDPQWAVKKDGGSFDQFTGATITPRAIVNASKRAVLYFQQHKDNIYTSTKTCQEN, encoded by the coding sequence ATGAAAAAAGCTATAGAACAAAATGCCAAGTTGCTCGCTATCTTTGCGATAGCCTGTACAGCATTGGTTGCACTTGTTGATTTTCTCACTAAGGACACCATTGCACAGCAACAGCAACAGAACTTAATTAAAAGCTTAGCCGTTATCATAGATCCCAACGATCACACCAACAACATGAGCACAGCGTGTATTTTATTAAATGACGAAGCCATCGGCGAAACACCTCAAAAAGCCTACTTAGGCTATATAGACGAAAAGCCCGCTTCAATCGCAATGACAATCACTGCACCTGATGGCTATAATGGCAATATTGAATTGCTCATTGGTATGAATATTAATGGCAAGGTTACCGGTATGCGCACCTTAAAACATCAAGAAACACCTGGGTTAGGTGATAAAATTGAGCTTAGGAAGAGTGATTGGATTTTAAGCTTTAATAACAAATTACTCAATGGTGAGTCGGATCCTCAATGGGCAGTAAAAAAAGACGGGGGCAGCTTTGATCAATTTACCGGAGCAACCATTACACCAAGAGCCATTGTAAACGCGAGTAAGCGTGCCGTTTTGTATTTTCAGCAACATAAAGACAACATCTACACTAGCACAAAAACATGTCAGGAAAACTAA
- the rsxB gene encoding electron transport complex subunit RsxB, whose protein sequence is MTAIIAILILGLIGLAFGALLGFASVKFKVEGDPLAQQIDELLPQTQCGQCGYPGCKPYAEAVANGEAINKCAPGGEETIKKIADLMGVEPIAMDESHDADNTPKVAFIIEEDCIGCTKCIQACPVDAIIGATKQMHTVIVDECTGCDLCVAPCPVDCIEMRPIKQTTRNWQWDLESIPVTEIK, encoded by the coding sequence ATGACAGCTATTATCGCAATTTTAATTTTAGGGTTAATTGGTCTAGCGTTTGGCGCTTTACTTGGTTTTGCTTCAGTAAAATTCAAAGTAGAAGGTGATCCACTTGCCCAACAAATTGATGAGTTATTACCACAAACGCAATGTGGGCAATGTGGTTATCCAGGCTGTAAACCTTACGCGGAAGCAGTAGCGAATGGTGAAGCAATTAATAAATGTGCACCTGGCGGTGAAGAAACGATTAAAAAAATTGCTGATTTAATGGGTGTAGAACCAATCGCCATGGATGAAAGTCATGACGCAGACAATACACCTAAAGTCGCTTTTATCATCGAAGAAGATTGTATTGGCTGTACCAAGTGTATTCAAGCTTGCCCTGTCGATGCCATTATTGGTGCAACAAAACAAATGCATACCGTTATTGTTGATGAGTGTACAGGTTGTGATTTATGCGTTGCACCTTGTCCTGTCGATTGCATTGAAATGCGACCAATCAAGCAAACAACGCGCAACTGGCAATGGGATCTTGAAAGCATTCCAGTAACAGAAATTAAGTAA
- the rsxD gene encoding electron transport complex subunit RsxD has protein sequence MAYWIASSPHDHQQSKTSALMRLVIYATIPGIFAQWYFFGWGNLIHISLAIATALISEFFILSLREKNIRRQIFDGSAILTAILLGISLPALAPWWISVLGSLFAIAIVKQLYGGLGHNVFNPAMAAYVMLLISFPVQMTSWQPPLTLMALDLDFYNTLSVIFTDYTRQGYSVEQLQMHIDGFTMATPLDTLKTSITMGNTVEESLNTPVIGEYFGVGWQWINAAFLLGGIVLIAKRAISWVTPVSFLLTLFICTFIAFLLSPDTNASTMFHWLNGATMLGAFFILTDPVSGATSTKGRILFAALAGFLVFIIRKFGGYPDAVAFSVLLCNMCAPLIDQYTRPRTYGHK, from the coding sequence ATGGCGTATTGGATCGCAAGTTCACCACATGATCACCAACAGAGTAAAACCTCTGCACTTATGCGTTTGGTAATCTATGCCACAATACCTGGCATTTTCGCACAATGGTACTTTTTTGGCTGGGGGAATTTAATTCATATCTCCCTCGCTATTGCAACAGCGCTAATAAGTGAATTTTTTATTTTATCATTGCGTGAAAAAAATATTCGTAGGCAAATTTTTGATGGAAGCGCGATTCTAACTGCTATTTTACTGGGTATTAGTTTACCTGCACTCGCTCCTTGGTGGATATCAGTTTTAGGCAGTCTATTTGCGATAGCAATTGTTAAACAATTGTATGGCGGCTTAGGGCACAATGTGTTTAACCCTGCCATGGCAGCTTATGTAATGTTGCTGATTTCATTTCCTGTTCAGATGACGTCATGGCAACCACCTTTAACGCTTATGGCGTTAGATCTCGACTTTTATAATACGCTATCTGTAATTTTCACTGACTATACAAGACAAGGTTATTCTGTCGAACAGTTGCAGATGCATATTGATGGTTTCACCATGGCTACGCCACTCGATACGTTAAAAACCAGTATAACCATGGGTAATACTGTTGAAGAAAGCCTAAACACCCCCGTTATTGGTGAGTATTTTGGTGTAGGTTGGCAATGGATTAACGCCGCATTTTTGCTTGGTGGTATAGTGCTCATAGCAAAACGCGCAATTTCTTGGGTAACGCCAGTAAGCTTTTTATTAACATTGTTTATCTGTACTTTTATCGCGTTTTTATTAAGCCCTGATACGAATGCCTCTACTATGTTCCACTGGTTAAATGGTGCAACTATGTTAGGTGCCTTTTTTATTCTTACTGATCCAGTATCAGGAGCAACGAGTACCAAAGGAAGAATACTTTTTGCGGCCCTTGCTGGCTTTTTAGTCTTTATCATTAGAAAGTTTGGTGGTTATCCAGATGCCGTAGCATTCTCCGTGCTGCTATGTAATATGTGTGCTCCGTTAATTGACCAATACACACGACCAAGAACTTATGGGCATAAATAG
- the rsxC gene encoding electron transport complex subunit RsxC, with product MESVIERIERGQFWQFHGGIHPPEMKFLTNDKPIRSLPLPEKLVIPVQQHIGEPGDLLVAVGDHVLKGQPLTKATAPLVVPVHAPTSGKITAIDLHIIAHPSGLRELCITLEPDGEDKWRERQITPNYHALSKSALIEKIADAGISGMGGAGFPTHVKVNTQAQINYLIINAAECEPYITADDLLIREHACSILDGINILDKILEPAFILIGIEDNKPEAIEALRHQTQDNDKIKVCVLPTKYPTGGEKQLIKALTGKEVASGVLPSSLGIVMQNIATCFSIAEAVISDTPLIKRVVTVSGQALSKPQNVWALLGTPVANLLKQCGYPEQSKKHFIMGGPMMGFSLASDKIPIVKTTNCILAPSEKEIPDDNQEVECIRCGQCAEACPAQLLPQELQWYAKAQDYDQLNKLNLFDCIECGACAYVCPSHIPLVHYYRVAKAEIREQKLLDIKAEKAKQRFEARKARLEREKAAREEKHKKAAEARKARMNAGTKEAKEEKSAVAAALARVQAKKAQKSATNDANTSSENSSPVAAAVARAKAKKAAQKASEKTTSDDKKARVAAAVARAKAKKEQTAESTPQESNTTTLPSDNAQDEKKARIAAAVAKAKAKKASVLSDNESSTEQSQYTQLSTESSQEVDTKVAKENDKKARVAAAVAKAKAKKEKTTNNEFETSIEENDVQNIQEEKQSTPSVDKDDEKKARIAAAVAKAKAKKQQKNNQQG from the coding sequence TTGGAATCCGTAATTGAACGTATAGAACGCGGCCAATTCTGGCAGTTTCATGGGGGTATTCACCCACCTGAAATGAAGTTCTTGACCAATGACAAACCAATCAGGTCTTTACCTTTGCCTGAAAAACTCGTCATTCCCGTGCAACAGCATATTGGCGAACCTGGTGACTTACTTGTAGCCGTTGGCGATCATGTATTAAAAGGACAACCATTAACGAAAGCAACAGCACCACTTGTTGTTCCTGTACATGCACCTACCAGTGGCAAAATTACAGCTATTGACTTACATATCATAGCCCACCCTTCTGGGTTAAGAGAGCTTTGTATAACGCTTGAACCAGACGGTGAAGATAAATGGCGAGAACGTCAAATAACGCCCAATTATCATGCGTTATCGAAGTCAGCATTGATTGAAAAAATTGCTGATGCTGGTATTTCGGGCATGGGCGGCGCAGGTTTCCCGACACACGTTAAAGTTAATACACAAGCACAAATTAATTATTTAATTATTAATGCCGCAGAATGTGAGCCATACATAACAGCCGATGACTTACTAATAAGAGAACATGCATGTTCAATTTTAGATGGCATTAATATTCTTGATAAAATCCTAGAACCAGCTTTTATTCTTATAGGCATAGAAGACAATAAACCCGAGGCCATTGAAGCTTTACGACATCAAACACAAGATAACGACAAAATAAAAGTCTGCGTGTTACCAACGAAATACCCAACCGGCGGTGAAAAACAATTAATAAAAGCATTGACCGGAAAAGAAGTTGCTTCAGGTGTATTGCCGAGCTCTTTAGGGATTGTCATGCAAAATATTGCGACCTGCTTTTCAATTGCAGAGGCTGTAATTTCAGACACTCCACTAATAAAACGCGTTGTTACCGTGAGCGGACAAGCATTATCTAAACCGCAAAATGTTTGGGCGTTATTAGGCACACCGGTCGCCAATTTACTAAAACAATGCGGCTACCCTGAACAATCTAAAAAACATTTCATCATGGGTGGACCAATGATGGGATTTAGTTTAGCTAGTGACAAAATACCGATTGTTAAAACAACGAACTGTATTTTAGCGCCAAGCGAAAAAGAAATACCCGACGATAATCAGGAAGTAGAATGTATTCGTTGTGGTCAGTGTGCAGAAGCGTGTCCTGCGCAATTATTACCACAAGAGCTACAGTGGTATGCCAAGGCGCAAGATTATGATCAACTCAATAAATTAAATTTATTTGATTGTATTGAATGTGGCGCCTGTGCTTATGTTTGTCCAAGCCATATCCCATTAGTGCACTATTATCGTGTCGCAAAGGCAGAGATACGCGAACAAAAGCTATTAGATATTAAAGCAGAAAAAGCAAAACAACGGTTTGAAGCACGTAAAGCAAGGCTAGAACGTGAAAAAGCAGCGCGCGAAGAGAAACATAAAAAAGCAGCAGAAGCCCGCAAAGCAAGAATGAACGCGGGTACTAAGGAAGCGAAAGAAGAAAAATCAGCGGTAGCTGCCGCGCTTGCTCGCGTTCAAGCAAAGAAAGCCCAGAAATCTGCTACCAATGACGCTAATACCTCGTCTGAAAATAGTTCACCTGTCGCTGCTGCAGTAGCACGCGCAAAAGCTAAAAAAGCGGCACAGAAGGCGTCAGAAAAAACAACGTCAGATGATAAAAAAGCGCGAGTTGCTGCTGCGGTTGCCCGCGCAAAAGCTAAAAAAGAACAAACAGCGGAAAGTACCCCCCAAGAAAGCAACACCACTACGTTACCATCAGATAACGCACAAGATGAAAAAAAAGCCCGCATCGCTGCTGCGGTTGCAAAGGCTAAGGCGAAAAAAGCATCTGTCCTCAGTGACAACGAAAGTAGCACTGAACAAAGCCAATATACGCAGCTTTCTACTGAAAGTTCACAAGAAGTAGACACTAAAGTGGCCAAAGAAAACGATAAGAAGGCACGTGTGGCCGCCGCAGTTGCAAAAGCAAAGGCTAAAAAAGAAAAAACGACTAACAATGAGTTTGAAACGTCAATTGAAGAGAATGATGTTCAAAATATACAAGAAGAAAAGCAGTCAACACCATCTGTAGATAAAGATGATGAAAAAAAAGCGCGCATAGCCGCCGCAGTTGCGAAAGCTAAAGCAAAAAAACAGCAAAAGAATAATCAGCAAGGCTAA
- the rimP gene encoding ribosome maturation factor RimP: MAKFEDKLTEMLRPAVEAVGKELLGVEFVSAGKHSVLRVFIDHENGINVDDCAEVSHSVGAILDVEDPISTEYSLEVSSPGLDRPLFSLAHYQEIIGETINIKLSMPLNGRRKFKGVLETIENDTLVVVVDGESYEIIFSNIDKGNLVPKFD, encoded by the coding sequence TTGGCTAAATTTGAAGACAAGTTAACAGAAATGTTACGCCCAGCTGTAGAAGCCGTAGGTAAAGAACTACTAGGCGTAGAGTTTGTAAGTGCAGGAAAACATTCTGTACTACGTGTTTTTATTGATCACGAAAATGGCATTAATGTTGATGATTGTGCTGAAGTTAGCCACTCGGTTGGCGCGATATTGGATGTTGAAGATCCAATTAGCACTGAATATAGCTTAGAAGTCTCTTCTCCTGGACTAGATCGTCCTTTATTTTCGCTTGCACATTATCAAGAGATAATAGGTGAAACCATTAATATTAAACTAAGTATGCCTTTAAACGGACGTAGAAAGTTTAAAGGCGTACTCGAAACGATAGAAAATGACACTTTGGTTGTTGTAGTAGACGGGGAAAGTTACGAGATTATCTTTAGTAATATTGATAAAGGTAACCTTGTCCCTAAATTTGATTAA
- a CDS encoding EAL domain-containing protein, protein MFTYSQIITRNIGYALLFNLVILVITFFLSQQQIATKQSQQATTLALVFKQSADTTYEQVAQSIFQSGQYQSLKVSFNKDIIFHKASNVSILASIFSIEPSVQSLPNNYRIEYRVSSSNTVNFFYSLLIAILVCSIFIALLAGKLSINRYGEIIKRVNQQISHDLKHVINAEGEKSHSVLFDLPELDAGINEIKRQISSHLDETKALETDAYVDHLTQLENRTRFVQFFEANHQNIEFGVLSITRCSELQTINQIHGYHEGDNYIAKVAEIIKHNIGPHKGAKIFRLNSSDFACIMPNTTIKEAETFADNLSGRFNDFQLSSDLDSVAYTGLVPFSKSNPLGELLALADTAISVAQTQQINAWYAQTDTDILSGDSASYGNQNWRQEIESVIENQRVTLLVQHIKPNTRTTKVYGEFLARFLNANNDMLPTVSFIAMAEKLDKIVDVDRMIVEQAMTLISQKNLLDQHFGINISPRTIHDEHFLIWLERRLLRDPKISANLVFEISEFGLQQNIKSSKRFIDMLHRAGARVTVERFGVGLTSFKFFRDLKPDFIKMDSTYTRDIDEDKNNQYFLRLMIDLAHRLSITVLAESVESQEEKFTLEKLFIDGCQGYYIGKPEKI, encoded by the coding sequence ATGTTTACTTATTCACAAATTATTACTCGTAATATTGGTTACGCTTTATTGTTTAACCTTGTGATTCTTGTGATTACCTTTTTCTTATCTCAGCAACAAATCGCCACAAAGCAAAGCCAACAAGCTACAACGTTAGCGCTCGTGTTTAAACAGTCTGCAGACACAACCTACGAACAAGTTGCGCAATCTATATTCCAAAGCGGGCAATATCAATCGTTAAAAGTTTCGTTTAACAAAGATATTATTTTTCATAAAGCATCCAACGTATCCATACTTGCCAGTATCTTTAGCATTGAGCCATCAGTACAATCGCTACCCAATAACTATCGTATAGAATACCGTGTCAGCTCGAGTAATACGGTAAATTTCTTTTATAGCCTTTTAATCGCCATTTTAGTTTGCTCAATTTTCATTGCTCTACTTGCAGGAAAGCTAAGTATTAATCGATACGGTGAAATAATTAAACGTGTTAATCAACAAATTAGTCATGACTTAAAGCATGTTATTAATGCTGAGGGCGAGAAAAGTCATTCAGTACTCTTTGATTTACCTGAGTTAGATGCAGGCATTAATGAGATTAAACGACAAATTTCAAGTCATTTGGATGAAACAAAAGCACTTGAAACCGACGCTTATGTTGACCATTTAACACAACTTGAGAATCGCACTCGATTTGTACAGTTTTTTGAAGCAAATCATCAAAATATTGAGTTTGGTGTATTAAGCATCACTCGCTGTTCAGAACTACAAACCATTAATCAAATTCATGGTTATCACGAAGGTGACAATTATATTGCTAAAGTAGCCGAGATAATCAAACACAATATTGGCCCTCATAAAGGCGCAAAAATTTTCAGACTCAATAGTTCTGATTTTGCTTGTATTATGCCTAACACAACAATAAAAGAAGCTGAAACGTTTGCAGATAACCTTTCAGGTCGTTTTAATGACTTCCAACTGTCGTCAGATCTCGACTCAGTTGCTTATACAGGGTTAGTTCCCTTTTCAAAAAGTAACCCATTAGGTGAACTATTAGCGCTTGCTGATACCGCAATAAGTGTTGCTCAAACTCAGCAAATTAACGCATGGTATGCACAAACCGACACTGATATATTAAGTGGCGATAGCGCCAGTTACGGCAATCAAAATTGGCGTCAAGAAATTGAAAGTGTGATTGAAAACCAACGCGTTACATTGTTGGTACAACACATAAAGCCAAATACACGTACAACAAAGGTATACGGTGAATTCCTGGCACGTTTTCTCAATGCTAATAATGACATGTTACCCACAGTGTCTTTTATCGCTATGGCTGAAAAGCTCGATAAAATTGTCGACGTTGATCGAATGATTGTAGAGCAAGCGATGACGTTGATTAGCCAGAAAAATTTATTAGACCAACACTTTGGCATTAACATTAGCCCTCGCACCATTCACGACGAACATTTTTTAATTTGGCTCGAAAGACGATTACTGCGTGATCCTAAGATTAGTGCAAATTTAGTTTTTGAAATTAGTGAATTTGGGCTACAGCAGAATATAAAAAGCAGCAAGCGTTTCATCGATATGCTTCATCGTGCTGGTGCACGAGTAACCGTAGAACGTTTTGGTGTTGGCTTAACGTCGTTTAAATTCTTTCGGGATTTAAAGCCAGATTTTATCAAAATGGACAGTACCTATACACGCGACATTGATGAAGATAAAAACAATCAGTACTTTTTAAGGTTAATGATCGATCTAGCACATCGTTTAAGTATTACTGTGTTAGCTGAAAGTGTAGAGAGCCAAGAAGAAAAGTTCACACTTGAAAAACTCTTTATTGATGGCTGCCAAGGGTACTACATAGGAAAACCTGAAAAAATTTAG
- the nusA gene encoding transcription termination factor NusA, giving the protein MSKEVLLVVDAVSNEKALPRESIFQAMETALETATKKKYEGDISVRVSIDRKSGEFDTFRRWLVIEDTQEAMENPYAEIGLAAAQYDAPEVQLGDYVEEQIESIKFDRITTQTAKQVIVQKVREAERALIVDSYQDQVGELITGVVKKANRDSVILDLGNNAEAVIYRDDLLPREVFRPGDRVRGLLYAIKPEARGAQLFVSRTKPEMLIELFRVEVPEIGEEMLEIRGAARDPGSRAKIAVKSNDKRIDPVGACVGMRGSRVQAVSGELGGERVDIVLFDDNPAQFVINAMAPAEVASIIVDEDKRTMDIAVEEGNLAMAIGRNGQNVRLASNLTGWELNVMTVDDMNEKHQAENDKVLNLFTEKLDIDEDFATLLAEEGFTSLEEIAYVPASELLEIDGMDEDIVEELRGRAKAALTTQALASEESLENAEPAEDLLNLEGLDRHLAFVLASRGIITLEDLAEQGVDDISDIEELDEKTAGDLIMAARNICWFNEE; this is encoded by the coding sequence ATGAGTAAGGAAGTATTACTAGTTGTAGATGCCGTTTCTAATGAAAAAGCATTACCGCGTGAAAGTATTTTTCAGGCAATGGAAACTGCATTAGAAACCGCGACTAAGAAAAAGTATGAGGGCGATATTTCTGTTCGAGTTTCTATCGATCGTAAGTCAGGAGAATTTGACACGTTTAGACGTTGGTTAGTCATCGAAGATACTCAAGAAGCAATGGAAAACCCTTATGCTGAAATTGGTCTGGCGGCTGCACAATATGATGCCCCAGAAGTTCAGTTAGGTGACTATGTTGAAGAACAAATTGAATCAATAAAGTTTGATCGCATTACTACGCAAACAGCAAAACAAGTGATCGTTCAAAAAGTACGTGAAGCAGAGCGTGCGTTAATTGTTGATTCATACCAAGATCAGGTTGGAGAATTAATCACGGGTGTTGTGAAAAAAGCCAACCGCGATAGCGTAATTCTTGACTTAGGTAATAATGCAGAAGCGGTAATTTATCGTGATGACTTATTACCACGTGAAGTTTTTCGTCCGGGTGATCGCGTACGCGGTTTGTTATATGCGATTAAGCCGGAAGCACGTGGCGCACAATTATTTGTTTCACGTACAAAGCCAGAAATGTTGATTGAGCTTTTCCGCGTTGAAGTGCCAGAAATTGGCGAAGAAATGTTGGAAATTCGCGGGGCAGCTCGTGATCCAGGATCTCGCGCAAAAATCGCTGTTAAATCTAATGATAAGCGCATTGATCCTGTTGGTGCTTGTGTCGGTATGCGAGGTTCGCGTGTACAAGCAGTTTCTGGCGAATTAGGTGGGGAACGCGTTGATATCGTGTTATTTGACGATAACCCTGCACAGTTTGTTATTAATGCAATGGCACCTGCAGAGGTCGCTTCTATTATTGTTGATGAAGACAAACGTACTATGGATATCGCTGTTGAAGAAGGCAACTTAGCAATGGCGATTGGTCGTAACGGTCAAAATGTTCGTTTAGCAAGCAACCTAACTGGTTGGGAACTAAATGTAATGACGGTTGATGACATGAACGAAAAGCACCAAGCTGAAAACGATAAAGTACTGAATCTTTTCACTGAAAAGCTCGATATTGATGAAGATTTTGCCACGTTATTAGCTGAAGAAGGTTTTACTTCTCTTGAAGAAATTGCTTATGTACCAGCGTCAGAGTTATTAGAGATTGACGGCATGGATGAAGACATTGTTGAAGAGTTGAGAGGCCGTGCTAAAGCAGCATTGACGACACAGGCTTTAGCAAGTGAAGAATCATTAGAAAATGCAGAACCAGCAGAAGATCTTCTTAACCTTGAAGGGTTAGATCGTCACCTAGCATTTGTATTGGCAAGTCGTGGCATTATTACGCTAGAAGACTTAGCTGAACAAGGGGTAGATGATATTTCTGATATAGAAGAACTTGATGAAAAAACAGCAGGCGACCTCATTATGGCCGCTCGTAATATATGTTGGTTTAACGAAGAATAA